The genomic window CTGCCAAGTTGTACAAGTATAATGTCCTAAACACTATTACAGTTCAATAAGAGCTCCAAACTATATATTTGGGATTTTtactttgatatatatatatatatatatggagttgagctatgatacttttacaagtatcaccatcatggtgctattaggttttaagccattggatctactttttgattattaatagcccttggatcaaacactattccacctacccccatcatctcaacctcacatctctccatccaagggctaaaaacacacaagtattacttgggtgatacttgtaaaagtattctagccctactctatatatatgtatatatatataaaagatgagaaatattacatatatagaatttttaaaaaaaaatttaaaaaataaatattttaaagggCCGGCACGGAGCATGGCCCGTGCCTTTCGGGCCGAAGGGCCGTCCCGGACTTGAGCTAGATTGCTTGGGCCCAGCATGGCCCGGCCTGAATTTGAAACCAGGCCGGATCGGCTCCTAGCCTGTTTCGGCCCGgttaatgtgggccgtgccgccACATTACACCCCTCCCCCcgcaaaaaaagtaaaaataattgaCAAGTATATTGTTGGTACTAAGTGAATTTCTAAATTGAAATAACAAATATATGGGACGGATTCGCCCTTTTTATAAGTTTAACACGCTTAACGAAATAAgttgaaataataaatatatcggATCGATTTTGCCTTTTTCCAAAACAAATTAATAGTAATAGCTCAACAAAATAATTGAGGCATGCACGGCACGCGCACTACATCTATTTTCATAAAAGATATTACCGTGTGAAAATCACAATGATCAGATACCAATGTAAGTTCTATGACCCtactagaaaataataaaatatatatatatatatatatatatatctatatatataaaactctcAATATCAAATAAGCTCAAAGTCTAGACACTTAGGTTGCGACCAAAGTTAAAATAATAAGCTTGCGAGTCTCAAATCAGAAGCTCTAATTTATATCTTTCTTTTACTACATCCAAAAGCTACTGACAGATTCAAATGTAGAATCAGTTAGTTAGTGCTTTTTGGGATAGCTCTTTAGGACCAATTTGGCCTATATTTCATGCAACTTTTGCGTGAATCGGGACCTTTCGCCATTTTCGATCATTTTAATCCGAGCGGAGCGAGAAATAGCAAACTAAACATGTGGCGAACAAGTGGGGCCAGACAGCCACGAAGTTTATAATTTTGCAGAAGCTCAACCAAACAGATCCTTAGTATACGGTGCAGTACTCCATATATTCTAAATAATCTGCACCAAATTTGTGATGAACAAGCAAAAGTGAACCCTATGATTGATATATTAAGGAAACTACATTGCAGATATGATATACAAACTAACTACAATTTAACAATGTATTATTCTTCTTAAACTCTATATGATGAATGAATCCAAGCATCCCCCAATCTTTCACCTTAGAATTTTACCTATGAATCCAACCCGATCGAACCTATCTGAGATGCGGCATTTACATGCTATTGACCTATTGTTGAAATGGTATAATACAGTACCTCCTCAATTTGGTTGAATCTAATTTATTGACGAGATAAATTTCTGAAACATCAACTTCGTAGAGCATGCATGATACAAATTCTGAAACATCTATTAACAAGATAAATTCCGAAGGCTGCGAATTATTTCTGCCGATATGCACCTTGGTAACAATAGAAATAGCTTTATTTGCTTGAAGAATTAGTAAAGCGATGAAGAATTTAGCTAACCTAGTTACTTTCTAGAAACAGGAGTAAATATTTTCTGttagaaaaaataagaagaataagTGTCGTATACCGCTTGATGGCTGATGGAATGTCGATTGCAACAAAATGCCAGAATAGGACTGCAGGGCAGAAAAACATGAAGACAGATAAAGCCTTGATAAAACTCGAGAGTCAATACATAAGAAAAACTTGTAACACCAATTAGCTCTGTAGAACActatccaaaagaaaaaaagcgaACTTGTCACATTTCACTAGGATCAGGGTTTCAACATATTAGGTCTATAAGAGAGAATCTTCATCGTAGGTAAAAACATTTTTCAACATAGATGAGAGATTAGTAGTAGTAtggaaattaatttaaaaagatgaggatgatagaaaagaagagggagaaaactagaagaaaagaaaaagattggaAATTAATCTTATTCACCGTTACATGTGGTGTCAAACCTACAATTCATCTTTCTAACGCTGAGGTTTGAAACCAATAACTTAGTGATAGCATTCATATTATGTTTAGCCCAAATCACCATGGCAAATAAATGTAAATTGTACAACTAAAGAATAGCACAAAAAAACAGAAAGTAAGGTATAGTAGATGGATGAAATGAAAGCAAACAAATGACTCGGCATCAATCTCACTCCATATTTTATTCTGAAATTTTCTACACTCTTGCTCAATGTAGTTATTGAGCcgatattttttatgatttctaAAGCTTACCACCATGTTAAACTTCTCAAAATTGCTGACTATGACCGTTATCTATATGCTAAATAAgaaatctttttataattagtaTCAGCCATTCAACTATATAGCAATCTATATCTTCAAAGAACAGGATGGAAATTGAAACATAAAGGTATGCTCATGGTCAAATATTTACTTACAAGAAAAAATGTTCCGAGTGGCAAATGGGCGACGAAGTCGGTCGACTGAAAGTTATCGAATAACCTGCATCACCAGTTTTTCTGTCAATACCCATTAGAGTTAACTATGAATTTGATATTGAAATAAATGATGCATATCACAGCGCTACCCATAAGAGATTTTAGGTTATTAGCTACCACGGTACTTAATAACATAGCCAGAAGTTTATACATTTATGAAAATACGTTAGAATGGATctcaattcaaaaaatataagaagagGCTTCAAAAGACAATTGAGCACTACCAGGACATTGACTGCCTAAGCATTTTGTCCCAACGATTGCTGTGGTCAACTATATGGATCTCAATGCTTATCTAACCTAGAAGAGCAGAGCTATTCCTGTTTAGATCTCAAGTGAATTTCGTTAACCTCCACCCCAAAGAATTATAAGAGAGATGGAACTCAATGCAAGGATTAATACGTATCACATTTATTCATCTTATTGGAAAAGAGCAGCATTTAGAATAAGAATCTTATGCAAAAGAGACCATAAACAAAGaatatagaataagaaaagTAAAGACCCTGATATAAAGTATGAAATGACTAAAAGGTACTGGAAACAAATCAGATCCTTGGAAGCAAAAGATCACTTAACCTTTCAAGCATTTATGATGACCGAGAAGAATAAATTTCTTCCTGAAGGAAGGAATATccttaaaaagttaaatatgCCGTGTTTGATACAATCGAATAGACATAGATAAGCAAAATTACAGCATAAGGCAacttgatatcaaaatattcatAATACTGCATGACATAGTCATAATAACTTTTGTGGAGTTTTGATTAATAAGAGTTTCCAAATTTAGTAAAGACGTGAATTAAACATCAATTTAACCAAAGAATGACCTTAAACTTTTACATACAACTTTGACAGAATCTAtagacaaaaaaagaaagatgactTCACAAATCAAGAAACAACAAACATATAGCAGAAAGAAAGTCACCTCTCATTTAACAAGAGAACGTTCCAGATGGCAGCGAAAGCTTTATCATTGAACTCTGTGATATCTTCAATAAGCAGAAAAAATGCACCTATAAAAGCTGGTGCACATTTCCCTTTGTGAAGACATGTTATTCCTCCTCTCAGGATAAAAATACACAAAACTCTGATTTGCCGTACACCCCTATTTcacccatattttcaaatgagTGAAACATTTCCATATGGCCACCCACAGTAAATATACAATTTTCAGGATCACTTTACGCTTTCATGAACTCTCTCTTTGAATTCCTCTATCAACTTAGCATATGTAAGAGGACTAGGCCGGCAATCATTTTCCTCCATGATAGATAACATCTCGGAGCACACATCAACATACCCCCTTCTTATTAGGCCATCAATAAGAATTTTCCACACAATTTCATCAACATTATACCCCTTTTCTAATAAGCTACTAAAAACCAACTTAGCCTTATCAAAGCTCCCTTGATCACAAGTTCCACAAATAATAAGTTGGTAGCATTCTAATCCTGGCAGATAACCACATTTTATCATGGAATCAGTAAATGTCAAAGCTTCTTCAAGCATATTTAATCTGCAGCAACAACTTATTAGAGAGGTATATGTATCCTCGCTGGGAGATTTACTAACTCCCTGCAATCGAATAAGAAGGGATTTTGCTTCATCCAAGCGGTCCACtctacataaatttttaataaacgcATTATATGAATTGATAGTTGGAGAGCATCCCAATTTAATTATCTCCTCCATCAATTCAATGATGGTATCCATCTCCGCTATTTTCCATGTATCAATGTTGTCAACAAGAACACTATCAAGCTGCTTTTTTCTTAGTAAAAGTTTGAGCAACATATTATAAGTCTCGTCATTCGGCTTGCATGCATCAACAACCATACTCTTAAAAGCGGCAAAGGCACTACCGGCCAATTCCATATTTGCATATCCCTTGATCAAGGTGTTATACGTCACCAAGTTCGGAAAAATCCCATCTTTCTTCATTTGGACCACCGTGTTTTCTGCGTCTTCAATTCTTCCTTCCTGGCAATACGAACGAATGAAAACCGTATAAGTGCAGACATCGGGCCTAACACCTAAAGAAATCATCTGATCAAATACGTTCTTCGCATTCTCAGATCCTCCCTCTCTAACCAATTCATCGATCAAAATCGTGAATGTAACGGTCACGGGTTTCACTCCCTTCTCCAGCATTTCATCCAATAATAATACGGCTTCCTGTAACTTCTTCTCCCTACAAAGTCCATCTAAAAGTGAGCTATATGTGTGGGAGTCTGGTAAGAATTCCTCTGCCACCATTTTATCAATCAATTCACGAGCAACATTGGTCTTCTCAGCTTTGCACAACCCATCTATTAGAGCAGTATAAACCACTTGATTCACCTTCACTCCTTTCTGAATGAGAGAGCCAAAGAACGAATAAGCTTCTTCAACTCTCCCGCTTTTGCATAGAGCATCTATCAAAATTGAGTAGGTCCATTCATTGGGTACCAAACCATTGCCCTCCATCAAATCAAGCAACCTAAAGGCACAATCTATGTGGCCCTCCTTACATTGCCCCTGAATCAACGTAGCATAGGTAACTATGTTTGGCGACAAACCAGCTTGAACCATTTTACTATACAAAGCCATGGCCCTGTGCACCTTCTTTTCTCTACAAAGCCCATCAATCAACTCGGAATAAGTCCGATGATTGGGTTTACAC from Ananas comosus cultivar F153 linkage group 23, ASM154086v1, whole genome shotgun sequence includes these protein-coding regions:
- the LOC109728375 gene encoding pentatricopeptide repeat-containing protein At5g65560-like; amino-acid sequence: MSLTQSPRRRDSMGGGRWTGFPPPPPPPPPPRRSAADSARVPTVARRRCSGKWFTSSSSSSSSLLLPLAAAASLSTAAPAGIPTLDPDPPSSSSLLFSILSHPEWPSDPRLRAAAPALTPSAVAAVLRRPPPGLSPRAALAFFRWAQRLPSFRHSVDSRLALLQTLARSGLLRRAQALAFAMVRSHSSSPDEILSCLAAIASLRDLGFRPSLRCLNLLLMALARHGMIAEMNNLFDEMCKGESFTHPNLHTYNTMINAFCKEGDLDRAKLYLGYMLDAGFEPDTHTYTSFILGYCKAGLLVNACKLFVLMPLRNCPRNSYSYAVIIHGLCDAGRVKEGFSLFSTMGDDGCSPDLHIYTMVMHGLCKAGRVEDAEMILDEFGRSGLAPNLVTYNALIDGYCKAGIIDSAFRILDLMESNGCKPNHRTYSELIDGLCREKKVHRAMALYSKMVQAGLSPNIVTYATLIQGQCKEGHIDCAFRLLDLMEGNGLVPNEWTYSILIDALCKSGRVEEAYSFFGSLIQKGVKVNQVVYTALIDGLCKAEKTNVARELIDKMVAEEFLPDSHTYSSLLDGLCREKKLQEAVLLLDEMLEKGVKPVTVTFTILIDELVREGGSENAKNVFDQMISLGVRPDVCTYTVFIRSYCQEGRIEDAENTVVQMKKDGIFPNLVTYNTLIKGYANMELAGSAFAAFKSMVVDACKPNDETYNMLLKLLLRKKQLDSVLVDNIDTWKIAEMDTIIELMEEIIKLGCSPTINSYNAFIKNLCRVDRLDEAKSLLIRLQGVSKSPSEDTYTSLISCCCRLNMLEEALTFTDSMIKCGYLPGLECYQLIICGTCDQGSFDKAKLVFSSLLEKGYNVDEIVWKILIDGLIRRGYVDVCSEMLSIMEENDCRPSPLTYAKLIEEFKERVHESVK